The Ictalurus punctatus breed USDA103 chromosome 15, Coco_2.0, whole genome shotgun sequence DNA window TAGATGAGAACAAAAGAACCTACGGGAAGAATGACAGACGTAAGGAAAATGTTAAACGGGTTAGacaattattataaatacattCTTAACAATAACACCTGTGCTCATTTATGCGATTTTCCTGTCGACCAATCACGTAGCAGCACAACACATGCAATACAGgtcaagtgcttcagttaatgttcacatcaaacatccaaatgggagagtgtgtgagtgtgtgtgtgtgtgtgtatatatatgtgtctcTTATTACTCATCTCTCGCTGGTTGCTAGGTGGGATGatgtgagtatttcagaaactgctgatctcgtgggaattttaatgttttaattaacagtCTCTAGACAATCTTCAACCGTCCAGTCCAGTGAGCTCAAGCACAAGTTTGCAAGCATGTACgtgcatgtgggtgtgtgtgtgtgtgtgtgtgtgtgtgttaacctGGGTCTTTGAGCTCCTTGCACACAACATTATGAAGAAGGAGGGGCTGCCGGATCACTTTGACCTTCTCTAAACGCTTCACGGGCTTCGTGATGAGCAGGAGGTCGGTGAACAAAATGCAGTAGACTTCCATCTGAAGAGCAGACGCGCATTAGCAAGGTCAGCATGCGTTCCTTCATTAGGCTGTCGTAAGGTGAAGAGGTATCATTCAAAGGCTATACAAAACTAAACACTGCAGCCGCTCACCCTGCTGTCTTTGCCTTCTTTCATACGTAGCGCCCCCTCGAGGTGGAGCTGTCTGGTCTCCTCCGACGACACGTCCATCATAGGAGCCGTCAGGTCGATGCGGTTAAACGCTTTCAGGATCTGAGCACAGAAGAATAATAACAATTCACCTTTGTGTCGAACATATTagattaaatttaaatatttgtttaaaaaaaaggatatttatattatataaaggcTTATTTCCAAGCATGCAAGATGTTTATGTGTACTTATTCACATAattactaataatactactaatataTGATATCTTCAAATATCGATGaaatacattcttttttttttttttttctcaggaaGGTGGTCTCACCCTCTCCACCTCCTCGCTGCCTCCCTCCACCGCCTCGTAGCTCTCTACCCGAGCCGAGATGGCCGTCAGCTTCTGCTGCTCCTGCCTCCGCAGCATCTGAGAGTCCACGCTGTTGATGAAGTGCTCCACGCTCGCCACCTGAGCAGCAAACACGCAAACGTTCATTCGTGAGACCGAGCACATCTTCCTAGTGAACAACAGTCCAATATATTCTTCTGCCAAAAATTTTAACCAAATAAATACACGAATTATAGGATGTGGTGCATGACGATCCCTCACCATGCTCAGGAGAGAGTCTTTCGCTGCAGGTTCGTCGGTTTTTTTCAGGATGGTTTTGAGTAGCAGGGGGTATTTGGTGAGTCTCTGGTGTGGTTTCGCCAGCATGTCGGCCAGCTTCAACCGATTGCACTGCTTGTTCCCCTCGGCCCACTGCACGCAATTAAGCAGAACAGAAAATTAAAGCAAGgattgaaacaaacaaaaaaagaagaaaaaaatctcgAAAGAAAATCTAGACATGACAGTGAATCTGGATTCCATCCATTCACcgatccattttctgtaccgtttatcctaaCACAGGGGTCACGAGGtcgcctgaagcctatcccagggtactCGGAtgacgaggcgggggacacccacgtacacacacacacacgttcacacgctaaggacaatttggacatgccaatcagcctacattgcACATCTTTGGACtagcggaggaaaccggagtacccggaggaaacccccaaagcacagggagggAGGTGGGAATCCAACCcacaaccccggaggtgcgaggcaaacgtgctaaccgctaatgCTAAGCGGCGTCTGGATTATGTTCGTAAAATAAATTGAGGTCAGTGGAATTTACTGTACAGTTAAAGGGATCCCTGGCTGCTGCtgcagcaaaataataataataataataataataataataataagtgaaaGAAGCCTTGACGTAGAAGGCGTAACTGTCCTAAGTTGCGCAGATATGCAAAGCAGTGCGATTTAGTCACATGCGAGAACTCACTGTGATGTAGATCCTGAAGAGCTCGTTGTCTCTCAGCTGAGTGCGCATGTACTCCAAACCGCTCTCCTCCTCCATGCAGTAATGCAGGTACGGCTGGAACCTGGAcgcaaactgcacacacacacacacaccatggtaAAACATTAACGCAATCATACTCGCAGTATACACATTACTGTAGATTTTGTGGTTTAAACTAacacgtacaaaaaaaaaaaaaaaaatccagcttacatgaacgttaaataaatgataacatTAAATAACACCACATCGATTGTCTAACTAGTCTTACTAATTCACCCAACAAGCACAATGACTAACAACCGAACCGGACTCGATTACTAcgaccataataataataataataataataataataataataataataataataacgcgaGGGCGCTGAAACAGGATCGTACGCCGTGCCCTCTCTGAGTGTAGACTCACCGTTTGGAAGCCCTCGAACAGATCGGTCGGATCGAGCACGCTCCGGTCTTGGCGAGCTTTCCGCAGCGCCGGTAACATGACCTGACTCCACAGTGCCGTGTGTACTCGCACCAGGTCCTGGATGTTATTGAACAGCTTGGCTGGTTCCACTTCGTTCAGGAGGCCGGTATCCTGCAGGTCTAGCAGGCCGCACAGGAAAAGCTGCACCACGGAGCACAAAGCGCAACATTTCAGCACGCGGctcaacacaaaacaacacgaTGAACTGGGCTTGGACTGTCGAGCAATAACAAGTAAAGGTGTCTCGTGTACCACAGACAGAGCTGGGTTGGGAAAACTGAAAGCATACTGTAGAAGTAAACCTGAACCTTACATCAGTGATGACCTTCAGCTTCTTGATGTAGGTGGCTTCAGTGTGGAACAGTTCCCATATCGCCTCCTGCTGGTGGAACTGCCGTCTGCTCAGAGTCTGCAACACATCACTTCAATTAAACCCCAGAATTCCTTTCACCATAGCAAAAATATCGCAACATAAccgtaaaatacatttttatacactCTGACAGATAAATACTGGCAATTTCTACTATATAGTActgaaaactgtgtgtgtgtgtgtgtgtgtgtgtgttacctctgGGTTCTCTAGCAGCTGTTGCCAGCTGTCCTCTAGTGTCAGGTCAggctcctcttcctcctcttcccaGGAGTCATGGTGGAAGGAGAGATGTGGATGCACCTTAGGCATGCCATGGCACGTGTACATCTGCAGTCTATTGTTGAGCCGCTCCATGCGGTCCACCTcctagtacacacacacacaggcgaaCAGTTACAGATCAAGCAGATCAATACCTTTTCTGTTCATAGTTTAATGGTAGCTTACAAATATCCTTTCATTCTAGGCCATCGTTTTTAATCCCACTTTGTTGCAACTACGCTCGTCTGAGGGCTCACGGCTAACTACGCAACTGTTCTGCTTTCAGAGGCTGAGGTacttgctgtaaaaaaaaaacgagttaGTGACTTTCAGACAATAGAGGGTAGAAACAAAGCCAATGATCTGGCCTAACGTGGCCCAAGCTAACCCCTGCTTTGTGTAGCCAGGTCCCGTTGGGACGTGAGGTCAGGTCTCTTTTCTGGTCACTGTGAGCGttagagggaggaaaaaaaaaactttgtgttTGAAAATAAGCCAAACGTGACAGCTGAGTGACAGCTACAGCCTCGTCCTGTCACACATCTGCTACATGTCTCTCCCAGTGGGACGAGACAGAGGGTGAAAACCGTTAACCGATACCCGGGAAACCTCGTTCTTTTCATACAAGCGTCTGCCTAGTCAGCTTTCTGAGAAATTGGCACCAGTTTACACCTCACATTGTGAGACCATCTCTCCTTTTAATTTCTCCGGTTTGTTCTCATAGCTTAGCGTTAGTGGAAATCCGGCCTCCGGGAAGCCGATTCCTGACGTGCAGCCATGCAGAATAAAGGGAAACTGGGTCCTCACCTTGAAAGAGGGGAAGAAGAAACCGCTAAAGCGGCTAGCGCTGCGGTTCTTGTGTTTATCGTAACCGGCAGAGGCCATGGTCGGAAGAGAACCACCAAGCTGGACCAGGGAGTCTGGAGACGGGATGTTGGCATCACCCAGGAACTCGGTCATGTTCTTCCGCCGACGTGCTTGACTCTGACCCtgaacaagagaaagagagagagagagagagagagagagagagagagagagtgaggttTTATTCCCCCTGAAGAGGTCATAGTGAGGTGATCATGAAAGTTTACATAGATGGACGAGGGGAATTTCCAAATGTTTTCATAGATGATACAGGAGTGACTTCACTAAAAACATCAGGTGAGTTTCAGGAAAAGCTCTTCGCAAGGGGTGGTTTTGAGGAGGATGAGAAAAAGGAGGGGCTACAGAATAAAAAGATATGAAACGAGACAAGAAACGTAAGAGGGAGGAAAATTTGATGAGCTATTGCAAACATAACCGAAGTGGAATATATAGCAATGCAGGGGCATGTATTAAACAATGACATCAGCAGCAGTGGGAGATCACAGAACACCATCCCGGCTAGCCACACAATAAGCTATACTGTCATTTCCTCATGACTTCATCTTCGGGGACGAGGGTAGATTCCTTAAACAAACTAGAAATAGCCTCCCATTGTCCCGTGCTGCATTGTTCGACCTATCAGAGCGCGCGGTCACGCGTCACACACGCGGCCGGTCGTAATCTTCTTTATGACGACCGGCGAGCTGAACAAACACTCGCTGCGGTTATTGCCATCGGTGCTCTGCAAACTTCCGGGCAGCCGGCGAAAACAAAGCTAACGACCTCCAGTTCCAAAGCTTGTGGAATTCCACGGCCCTGAGCGACGTTCCCTACTAACGACTTCCAACATTCCGAGCAGGACTCTGGCATTTCTGGGCTACGGGTGCAAAACAGGAAACCGGCGGAGAGGAAAAACAAACGAGAATGGAACGGTGTCGTTTGACGTATGTACGTGTCGTATAGAACGCACATTCTCAAATTTCAATAGATTACGAAGCTATGATATTAGGAACCAACAACCACCTTTGCGATTGTAAGAGCAACTCTGATTTGCTCAGACGGCACAACGGACGCAGTGGTATGTAAAACCACTAGGATAAAATTTCAGCACAGAAAGTAAAAAGcccaagccccccccccccccccaccacacacacacacacacacacacacacacacacacacacacagtgaatcaCTCTAATCACTCATTAGTATTCCGACTGTGATGAAATCTGCTGTTGCCTCAGCCGGTCAGGACTTGGATGGAAAAACAGGGCTGATGGATGATACCAAGTGCCCTGCTAAAATTCTATCCTATATTTAGAGCTCTGACACCAGGGCACCAGGGCACCGAAGGAAGACCGGTCGATAAGGCTTTGATGAGGGGATTTCTGCGGAATCTGGGCCAAGAGGACAAGGACAGGAACACAGATGGCAGGAAGTGTCACAACCCCaaggagaaagaagaggaaggaCTGCTGGCGGCCAGCGCAACAGTTAACTCCTGCAGGCTGGAAGGGCTACGCTGCTACTAACTTATGACCGACTGCGCACAAAAACACTCAGAACCAAGGTTCGCAGAACTAGAACGGATGGAGAAGTCTAATGTAAAAGGATACATGACTAAATCATGCTTTATGAAAAGCAACACGTGCTTGaaactcacaaaaaaaaaaaaaacaagaaagattTACATGTAAAAATCAAGGAAAGGAccggtttatttaaaaatatatttaaatattttttaaagaatcgaTGTGCACGAGGTGGAATGAAGCTACTCAATGCATGGCAAATCTCTGCACCAAACCTGCGACATCAGCACATCTGTACACATCGACCGAGGATCTAAAGGATTCTCGGAGTGACTGAGCTATACTCACCGTGGAAGGAAGCGACATGTCCAAGGCAGTGAAGACCATCGTAATCCTTCAAATGGATTCACAGAGTTTGGCCCATAACAGAGccagctgtctctctctctctctctctctcaaccctCTTACGTTTACTCCTACACGTTAACTTCTACACGTGTACCGTGCCACCATAGCAGCTGCAAGAACAGAAGTTCAACTCTCAGCCAAAAACAAAAGGTCTCCCTAGCTCGAACACTGTTGCTTCTGTGTCCTTTGTTTTTTAACGAAGTTCCTCAGGGCTCGTGAGCAGGATCGCCGCAGGTCTTGGTCCCCTCCCCAACAAAATCCTTCTCGCTGTCGTCCGGTAGCGAATGAGACTGCCGTCCTGCATTACTAAGGACTCCTCCTCGAGCGTCATGGCAACAAGGGGGATCTCGTCCGATTATGTGTGAACAGGAAgaaagaggtgtggcttctgataGCCAGAAGGCTAATCTGCATATGCAGACACACCCACGGGACGGCTTGCTGTGTCTCAACAAAACATTCTGGCACCACAGACGTGCCAACCGTTTGTTTGGAGGCATGTCTTTCTTTGTCTAAAATTCCTCGGACAAATCACTTTCCCCAACTGGGATTCATTTCAACTTGAGCACCACTGAGCTTCCTTAAGTGTCGCAGCATTTGTCGAAAAAGATCTCAGTCTTAGATCCTAATAAAGTTATTACGTTCTGGATAGAATAACAAGAACGTAACACtcttggggattttttttatttatttatttattttttacacaaacaGGAAATACTTGACGCATATTTTGTGAGTTGGGAGATAGTAGTATGCCTGGTAACGAGGTAATGAACTGTATACTGCTGTGGTGGATGAATGTTCTATTAAAACCCTAGATTACGATTATAGCATTATGTTAAAGAGTTTATATTGGCGTATAAGAGTCCTCGGTTATTTAGTTAAAGTACGTACACCAAGCTTTGTGGGttcttatgaaaaaaaaaaataaacaaaacaaacaaaaaaaaaaaaacaagcatgaaGAGCTTTTCCTAATCTCGGTGCCTTTAAGCAGAGGGAAATGACCTCTGGAGTACATGAGGGGAAAATCC harbors:
- the plekhg5b gene encoding pleckstrin homology domain-containing family G member 5 isoform X6 encodes the protein MVFTALDMSLPSTGQSQARRRKNMTEFLGDANIPSPDSLVQLGGSLPTMASAGYDKHKNRSASRFSGFFFPSFKEVDRMERLNNRLQMYTCHGMPKVHPHLSFHHDSWEEEEEEPDLTLEDSWQQLLENPETLSRRQFHQQEAIWELFHTEATYIKKLKVITDLFLCGLLDLQDTGLLNEVEPAKLFNNIQDLVRVHTALWSQVMLPALRKARQDRSVLDPTDLFEGFQTFASRFQPYLHYCMEEESGLEYMRTQLRDNELFRIYITWAEGNKQCNRLKLADMLAKPHQRLTKYPLLLKTILKKTDEPAAKDSLLSMVASVEHFINSVDSQMLRRQEQQKLTAISARVESYEAVEGGSEEVERILKAFNRIDLTAPMMDVSSEETRQLHLEGALRMKEGKDSRMEVYCILFTDLLLITKPVKRLEKVKVIRQPLLLHNVVCKELKDPGSFVLIYLNEFKSAVAAYSFQANSASQGRSWIDTISTVKTQLQRLRVEEARRHQAGEKTSLVKEEDEDGGEQSSNSTSSSPRLGNKGQLNTGDSDGSTETLSVMETEDSGACSDLQTDSDTVPSSLPSSAEPQPSQHALEGPVLDPEYRSLSMDSAYGTLSPELLLDLQTRTSTSEQESTEEEAEGDGAEVAAEEVAEAVVVEVTAEVAAEDEEKAGEEEEESDDKSSPGSRISVASHLKPRRRPPVQSRTHCLQKTVNKCHSEDNLLQRVNGEDTQGAAEDVAQGSNAPYQLGLEWADGLAHSKSLTELNLADTEISQQRETERTQSERLAHSLPSYVFRNTLRRRNYRRDKKKGKMDHSGSDGEIAPPGSQEGHCGASEDETGSGKISQQHKKLTLSQLYKIRTTLVLNSTLTASEV